A genomic window from Sanguibacter antarcticus includes:
- a CDS encoding GNAT family N-acetyltransferase, with translation MQIELRPYDHPHVQALVERLQAEYLTIYGQTDAAPASASELAPPRGSFALGYVDDVPVAMGGWRLRDDGRAELKRMYVVDEARGRGLSRDILRWLEASAIAAGMTEMILESNQKHPAALGLYRSHGYTPVPAFGYYSASPENVCLGRSLAPPTGRGQPGAASAQDAQPSCLGDRGGPGRDVELGEDVDEVRLHGRF, from the coding sequence ATGCAGATCGAGCTCCGCCCGTACGACCATCCGCACGTCCAGGCGCTCGTCGAGCGGCTCCAGGCGGAGTACCTCACCATCTACGGCCAGACCGACGCGGCCCCGGCCAGCGCGAGCGAGCTCGCTCCCCCGCGCGGCTCCTTCGCTCTCGGGTACGTGGACGACGTCCCGGTCGCGATGGGCGGATGGCGGCTGCGCGACGACGGCCGCGCGGAGCTCAAGCGCATGTACGTCGTCGACGAGGCGCGCGGTCGCGGGCTGTCACGCGACATCCTGAGGTGGCTGGAGGCCTCGGCGATCGCTGCCGGGATGACGGAGATGATCCTCGAGTCGAACCAGAAGCACCCCGCGGCCCTCGGCCTGTACCGCTCCCACGGCTACACGCCGGTCCCCGCGTTCGGCTACTACAGCGCGAGCCCGGAGAACGTGTGCCTGGGGCGGTCGCTCGCACCGCCGACCGGTCGAGGACAGCCCGGTGCCGCCTCAGCGCAGGATGCCCAGCCGTCGTGCCTCGGAGACCGCGGCGGTCCGGGAAGAGACGTCGAGCTTGGCGAAGACGTGGACGAGGTGCGACTTCACGGTCGCTTCTGA